Proteins encoded in a region of the Methanofollis sp. genome:
- a CDS encoding putative immunity protein → MAGAEEAGLVDSCLLTGSPGIGCSTGRCGCRRRENGGRQKFITSSVKKYGRDDRIAMASWAADCAERVLPHFERAYPEAYRRWME, encoded by the coding sequence ATGGCCGGAGCGGAAGAGGCCGGGCTTGTGGACTCGTGTCTGTTGACAGGATCTCCGGGGATAGGTTGTAGTACGGGCCGGTGTGGCTGCAGGAGAAGAGAAAATGGCGGAAGACAGAAGTTCATAACATCGTCTGTGAAGAAATACGGCAGAGACGATCGGATCGCGATGGCATCCTGGGCTGCGGACTGCGCCGAACGGGTGCTCCCGCACTTTGAGAGGGCGTACCCGGAGGCATACCGCCGGTGGATGGAGTGA